One stretch of Amycolatopsis sp. NBC_00345 DNA includes these proteins:
- the asnB gene encoding asparagine synthase (glutamine-hydrolyzing), with amino-acid sequence MCGITGWVDFGRDLTAERETVAAMTATMACRGPDAAGLWADGPAAFGHRRLAVIDLELGAQPMTAEAGGTVALTYSGEVYNFAELRAELTRRGHRFTTASDTEVVLHGYLEWGAGLAERLNGMYAFAIWDSREERLLLVRDRMGIKPLYYAPHGEGLLFGSEPKAILAHPGIRPVIEADGLRELLSFTKSPGHAVWAGMREVEPGTVVTLDRQGLRVHRYWRLEPGEHTDDVSVTVERVRELLDDIVRRQLVADVPRCVLLSGGLDSSVLTALAARQLADQDEQVRSFAVDFAGHTERFVADRSRSTPDAPYVRDVHEHVGSLHQDIVLDSGDLADPAVRRAVVAARDLPSGLGELDNSLLLLFRAIRERSTVALSGESADEVFGGYAWFHDPVVQQADTFPWLAHRFAGGGRPGGGLFGGELMSTLDLGGHLRDSYATAVAEAGTRAGESEHERRMRVISYLHLTRFVRVLLDRKDRLSMAVGLEVRVPFCDHRLVEYVYRTPWAMKTFDGREKSLLRAAARDVLPVSVAERVKSPYPSTQDPKYVEALRGQVEDVLANRAHPVFDLVDHRALKELMAADETASPLRPLLERVLNFATWFDLYSPELRIR; translated from the coding sequence ATGTGCGGGATCACGGGATGGGTCGACTTCGGCCGGGATCTGACGGCCGAGCGGGAGACGGTGGCGGCGATGACCGCGACCATGGCCTGCCGGGGGCCGGACGCGGCCGGGCTGTGGGCGGACGGGCCCGCGGCGTTCGGCCATCGCCGGCTGGCGGTCATCGACCTGGAGCTGGGCGCCCAGCCGATGACGGCCGAGGCGGGCGGCACCGTCGCGCTCACCTACAGCGGCGAGGTCTACAACTTCGCCGAACTGCGCGCGGAGCTGACCCGGCGCGGGCACCGGTTCACCACGGCCAGTGACACCGAGGTGGTCCTGCACGGCTACCTCGAGTGGGGCGCCGGCCTGGCCGAGCGGCTCAACGGCATGTACGCCTTCGCCATCTGGGATTCCCGCGAGGAGCGGCTGCTGCTCGTGCGCGACCGGATGGGCATCAAGCCGCTCTACTACGCCCCGCACGGCGAAGGACTGTTGTTCGGCTCCGAGCCGAAGGCGATCCTCGCGCACCCCGGGATCCGGCCGGTGATCGAGGCGGACGGCCTGCGTGAGCTGCTGTCGTTCACCAAGAGCCCCGGTCACGCCGTCTGGGCCGGGATGCGGGAGGTCGAGCCCGGCACCGTCGTCACGCTGGACCGCCAGGGCCTGCGCGTGCACCGGTACTGGCGGCTGGAGCCGGGTGAGCACACCGACGACGTCAGCGTGACCGTCGAGCGCGTGCGCGAACTTCTCGACGACATCGTGCGCCGCCAGCTCGTCGCCGACGTGCCGCGTTGTGTGCTGCTGTCCGGCGGCCTCGACTCCAGCGTGCTCACCGCGCTGGCCGCGCGGCAGCTGGCCGATCAGGACGAGCAGGTGCGCAGCTTCGCCGTCGACTTCGCCGGGCACACCGAGCGCTTCGTGGCCGACCGGTCACGGTCCACTCCGGACGCGCCGTACGTCCGCGACGTCCACGAGCACGTCGGCTCGCTGCACCAGGACATCGTGCTGGACTCGGGTGACCTCGCCGACCCGGCGGTGCGCCGCGCCGTCGTGGCCGCGCGCGACCTGCCGTCCGGGCTGGGCGAGCTCGACAACTCCCTGTTGCTGCTGTTCCGGGCGATCCGCGAGCGCTCCACCGTGGCGCTGTCGGGTGAGTCGGCGGACGAGGTGTTCGGCGGTTACGCGTGGTTCCACGATCCCGTGGTGCAGCAGGCCGACACGTTCCCGTGGCTGGCGCACCGGTTCGCCGGGGGAGGACGGCCCGGCGGGGGACTGTTCGGCGGCGAGCTTATGTCCACATTGGACCTCGGCGGGCACCTCCGCGACTCCTACGCCACCGCCGTCGCCGAGGCCGGGACGCGCGCCGGGGAGAGCGAGCACGAACGCCGCATGCGCGTGATCAGCTACCTGCACCTGACGCGGTTCGTGCGGGTCCTGCTCGACCGCAAGGACCGGCTCAGCATGGCCGTGGGACTCGAGGTGCGCGTGCCGTTCTGCGATCACCGGCTGGTGGAGTACGTCTACCGCACGCCGTGGGCGATGAAGACGTTCGACGGCCGTGAGAAGAGCCTGCTGCGGGCCGCGGCTCGCGACGTTCTGCCCGTCTCGGTGGCGGAGCGGGTGAAGAGCCCGTACCCGTCCACGCAGGACCCGAAGTACGTCGAAGCGCTGCGCGGCCAGGTCGAGGACGTGCTGGCGAACCGCGCGCACCCGGTGTTCGACCTGGTCGACCACCGGGCGTTGAAGGAGCTGATGGCGGCCGATGAGACCGCCTCGCCGCTGCGACCGCTCCTCGAACGCGTGCTGAACTTCGCGACCTGGTTCGATCTGTACTCACCGGAGCTGCGTATCCGGTGA
- a CDS encoding TetR/AcrR family transcriptional regulator yields the protein MTEATGSKRAQATRTALLSAAGEVFIAAGYERASMAAIAERAGASIGSLYHHFAAKSDLYITVYNEYNRRQQHRSAKAFRTALAAGEEDALRLYIAGARAYLEGCWQERKLARLFLSGNGPAGFGLLSRARFREWLTANATLVNGHTRPLSDMLVLSLTAMSTEAGREVADAPSKAEATRMIDEVLELMGRLYPSS from the coding sequence ATGACGGAGGCGACAGGGAGCAAGCGGGCGCAGGCGACCCGGACGGCTCTGCTCTCGGCAGCCGGTGAGGTGTTCATCGCCGCCGGCTACGAGCGGGCGAGCATGGCCGCGATCGCCGAACGGGCCGGCGCGAGCATCGGCAGCCTGTACCACCACTTCGCCGCGAAGTCCGATTTGTACATCACCGTTTACAACGAGTACAACCGCCGCCAGCAGCACCGGTCGGCCAAGGCGTTCCGCACGGCGCTGGCGGCGGGTGAGGAGGACGCGCTGCGGCTGTACATCGCAGGGGCGCGCGCCTACCTCGAGGGCTGCTGGCAGGAGCGGAAGCTGGCCCGGCTGTTCCTCTCGGGAAACGGCCCGGCCGGCTTCGGCCTGCTCTCCCGCGCGCGGTTCCGAGAATGGCTCACGGCCAACGCCACCCTGGTCAACGGCCATACCCGGCCGTTGTCGGACATGCTCGTGCTCTCCTTGACCGCGATGTCCACCGAGGCCGGCCGCGAGGTGGCCGACGCCCCGTCGAAGGCCGAGGCGACCCGGATGATCGACGAGGTCCTGGAACTGATGGGCCGCTTGTACCCGTCGTCGTGA
- a CDS encoding ABC transporter substrate-binding protein codes for MTVRRHVSVAVALTATVALAAACASGGDSADATPGVTADTVTIGSTIPLTGTAAPGYSEQGPAAKAFFDYVSANGGINGRKIQLKYLDDAYNPAQTVTLTKQLVLQDKVFAIVGSLGTPTHTKVVDFLNSSRVPDLFVASGCTCWDQPKAHPYTFGWQPDYTVEGKILGDYVKKNFAGKKVAYFYQDDDFGHDGMKGLDKYVDQSLVVSRQPYQPGNTDVAAQVSAIAASKADVVVLEAIPAYTALFKLTSLKLGYTPTLVASSVGADPITVSGLLENFAKQAGSSVKGQDLIEGLVTSAYLPALDDTSNSWTALFKKIHDQYIPNVPFDGNVYYAMSYAYTFTQALARAGQNPTRQGLVDALQKGGLAGPGLVPFRYSADSHAGFTGGQIAMVKGGKQVSAGTPLVTGDGDGAVTPYTQAQPQAPANGIPAG; via the coding sequence ATGACCGTACGCCGACACGTTTCCGTCGCGGTCGCCCTGACCGCGACGGTCGCACTGGCCGCCGCCTGCGCGTCGGGCGGTGATTCGGCCGACGCCACGCCCGGCGTCACCGCCGACACCGTGACCATCGGCTCCACGATCCCCCTCACCGGGACCGCGGCGCCGGGCTACAGCGAGCAGGGCCCGGCCGCGAAGGCGTTCTTCGACTACGTCAGCGCCAATGGCGGCATCAACGGCCGCAAGATCCAGCTCAAGTACCTCGACGACGCCTACAACCCGGCCCAGACCGTCACCCTCACGAAACAGCTGGTGCTGCAGGACAAGGTGTTCGCGATCGTCGGCTCGCTGGGCACGCCGACGCACACCAAGGTCGTCGACTTCCTGAACTCCTCGCGGGTGCCGGACCTGTTCGTCGCGTCCGGCTGCACCTGCTGGGACCAGCCGAAGGCGCATCCTTACACGTTCGGCTGGCAGCCGGACTACACCGTCGAAGGCAAGATCCTCGGCGACTACGTGAAGAAGAACTTCGCCGGCAAGAAAGTCGCCTACTTCTACCAGGACGACGACTTCGGCCACGACGGCATGAAGGGCCTGGACAAGTACGTCGACCAGAGCCTGGTCGTCTCGCGCCAGCCGTACCAGCCGGGCAACACCGACGTGGCCGCGCAGGTCTCGGCGATCGCGGCGTCGAAGGCGGACGTCGTTGTGCTGGAAGCGATCCCGGCGTACACCGCGCTGTTCAAGCTGACGTCGTTGAAGCTCGGCTACACACCGACGCTGGTGGCCTCCAGCGTGGGCGCCGACCCGATCACCGTTTCCGGGCTGCTGGAGAACTTCGCGAAGCAGGCCGGCTCCTCGGTGAAGGGCCAGGACCTGATCGAGGGCCTGGTCACCTCGGCCTACCTGCCCGCGCTCGACGACACGAGCAACTCGTGGACCGCGCTGTTCAAGAAGATCCACGACCAGTACATCCCGAACGTGCCCTTCGACGGCAACGTCTACTACGCGATGTCCTACGCCTACACGTTCACCCAGGCGCTCGCGCGGGCCGGGCAGAACCCGACCCGGCAGGGGCTCGTCGACGCGTTGCAGAAGGGCGGGCTCGCCGGGCCGGGCCTGGTCCCGTTCCGCTACAGCGCGGACTCGCACGCCGGGTTCACCGGCGGGCAGATCGCGATGGTGAAGGGCGGCAAGCAGGTCTCGGCCGGCACTCCGCTCGTCACCGGCGACGGCGACGGCGCGGTGACCCCCTACACGCAGGCCCAGCCGCAGGCTCCGGCCAACGGGATCCCGGCCGGATGA
- a CDS encoding branched-chain amino acid ABC transporter permease: MTALASAAPLRLWRQSTLVRHLTWSVLGLVVLYFVSTSLDAFANLQLAQICYTAIATAGLTVLSGLSGQISLGHGAFVAVGAYTTAVLLEHLQWPLALVLLGSVVVGGALGCLVGVAAARLRGPYLAGATLALAVGLPSLADYHGLRDLLGGANGLIVTSEPPPLSLGESFPLERWQAWICGLCLVITLFLLSNLASSRLGRDMRLVREDEQAAALSGVHVARTQIVTFGISAAFAGLAGGLFAIVNSLAAPGAFTLALSLSLLTAAVVGGLGSLAGAVYGAVIVTLLPNWTADLAQRANLPRAIYANIPLVLYGLVLIVVIVVFPGGIQSGVRKLGALLRPARSGRPQENRQET; the protein is encoded by the coding sequence ATGACGGCTCTGGCCTCCGCCGCACCGCTGCGCCTCTGGCGGCAGTCCACTCTGGTCCGGCACCTGACCTGGTCGGTGCTCGGCCTCGTCGTGCTCTACTTCGTCTCCACCTCGCTCGACGCGTTCGCGAATCTGCAGCTGGCGCAGATCTGCTACACCGCCATCGCGACCGCGGGGCTCACCGTCCTTTCCGGACTGTCCGGTCAGATCTCCTTGGGCCACGGCGCCTTCGTCGCGGTCGGCGCGTACACCACGGCGGTGCTGCTGGAACACCTCCAGTGGCCGCTGGCGCTCGTCCTGCTCGGATCCGTGGTCGTCGGCGGCGCGCTGGGCTGTCTGGTCGGTGTCGCCGCCGCCCGGCTGCGCGGGCCGTACCTGGCCGGTGCGACGCTGGCGCTCGCCGTCGGCCTGCCGTCACTGGCGGACTACCACGGGCTGCGGGACCTGCTCGGTGGTGCCAACGGCCTCATCGTCACCTCCGAGCCACCACCGCTGTCACTCGGTGAGAGCTTCCCGCTGGAGCGCTGGCAGGCCTGGATCTGCGGGCTGTGCCTGGTGATCACGCTGTTCCTGCTGTCGAACCTGGCGAGCAGCCGGCTCGGGCGCGACATGCGGCTGGTGCGCGAGGACGAGCAGGCCGCCGCGCTGTCCGGGGTGCACGTGGCGCGCACGCAGATCGTCACGTTCGGCATCAGCGCCGCGTTCGCGGGCCTGGCCGGTGGCCTGTTCGCCATCGTCAACAGCCTGGCCGCGCCCGGCGCGTTCACCCTCGCCCTCTCGCTGTCACTGCTCACCGCCGCCGTGGTCGGCGGGCTCGGCTCCCTCGCCGGCGCGGTCTACGGCGCCGTCATCGTCACCCTGCTGCCGAACTGGACCGCCGACCTGGCGCAGCGGGCGAACCTGCCACGGGCGATCTACGCGAACATCCCGCTGGTCCTCTACGGGCTGGTGCTGATCGTGGTGATCGTCGTGTTCCCCGGTGGCATCCAGTCCGGGGTGCGCAAGCTCGGTGCCCTGCTGCGGCCGGCCCGCTCCGGCCGTCCACAAGAGAACCGTCAGGAGACATGA
- a CDS encoding branched-chain amino acid ABC transporter permease — protein sequence MGRFVDLTLAGLTSGAVYAAVALALVLIWRSTRIVNFAQGGMLMITTFIAYTIISHGGSYWLALIVAVLSGLVLGAVVERVLVRPVENRSPLDAVVVTFGLLVLLQGAAGMLFGGTPRSYPPAFGIAGFQAGGRQLLFAPNDLWVVLVVLAVMAGLALVFRKTSFGLRMRATAFAPEVARLLGVRVGRMLTLGWALAAAVGAVAGVLIAPSTFVSPTAFDAVLVFGFTAAVIGGLDSPPGAVVGGLALGIVLSYVAGYLGSDIVTLASLVVLIAVLMVRPQGLFGTAKGRQV from the coding sequence ATGGGCCGCTTCGTGGACTTGACCCTGGCCGGCCTCACCAGCGGGGCCGTGTACGCGGCCGTCGCGCTGGCCCTGGTGCTCATCTGGCGCTCGACGCGGATCGTGAACTTCGCGCAGGGCGGCATGCTGATGATCACCACGTTCATCGCCTACACGATCATCTCGCACGGCGGCTCGTACTGGCTCGCGCTGATCGTCGCGGTGCTCAGCGGGCTGGTGCTCGGCGCGGTCGTGGAACGGGTGCTGGTGCGGCCGGTGGAGAACCGGTCGCCGCTGGACGCGGTGGTGGTGACGTTCGGCCTGCTCGTGCTGCTGCAGGGCGCGGCCGGGATGCTGTTCGGCGGCACCCCGCGCTCGTACCCGCCCGCGTTCGGCATCGCCGGGTTCCAGGCCGGCGGCCGGCAGTTGCTGTTCGCGCCCAACGACCTGTGGGTCGTGCTCGTGGTGCTGGCCGTGATGGCCGGGCTGGCGCTCGTGTTCCGCAAGACCTCGTTCGGCCTGCGGATGCGGGCGACGGCGTTCGCGCCGGAGGTCGCGCGGCTGCTCGGCGTGCGCGTCGGGCGGATGCTGACGCTCGGCTGGGCGCTGGCCGCGGCGGTCGGCGCGGTCGCCGGAGTGTTGATCGCGCCCAGCACGTTCGTCAGCCCGACGGCGTTCGACGCTGTGCTGGTGTTCGGTTTCACCGCCGCGGTGATCGGCGGGCTCGACAGCCCGCCGGGCGCGGTCGTCGGCGGGCTCGCGCTCGGGATCGTGCTCAGCTACGTGGCCGGTTACCTCGGCTCGGACATCGTGACGCTGGCGTCGCTCGTCGTCCTCATCGCCGTGCTCATGGTGCGGCCGCAGGGACTCTTCGGCACCGCGAAGGGCAGGCAGGTATGA
- a CDS encoding ABC transporter ATP-binding protein, translated as MLDVSGLVVDYGPVRALDHVDLKVTRGSITAVLGANGAGKTTLLRALSGLHRPRDGAVRLDGRDITRLAPEDLVRLGVAHVPEGRGVIAELTVAENLRLGGLWRRDRRWLRAGAVEMYELFPPLADRRNQRAEALSGGERQMLAIGRALMSRPDLLLLDEPSLGLAPRVAARIVAVLRTLRAENGLTLLLVEQNAATALSVADRAVVLYLGRKVADDTAGALAADDRVRRAYLEV; from the coding sequence ATGCTTGACGTCAGCGGGCTCGTCGTCGACTACGGCCCGGTGCGGGCGCTCGACCACGTGGACCTGAAGGTGACGCGGGGGTCGATCACCGCCGTGCTCGGCGCGAACGGCGCCGGCAAGACGACGTTGCTGCGCGCGTTGAGCGGCCTGCACCGGCCGCGCGACGGCGCCGTCCGGCTCGACGGCCGCGACATCACCCGCCTGGCGCCGGAGGACCTGGTGCGCCTCGGTGTCGCGCACGTGCCGGAGGGACGCGGGGTGATCGCCGAGCTGACGGTGGCGGAAAACCTCCGCCTCGGCGGGCTGTGGCGGCGCGACCGCCGCTGGCTGCGCGCGGGCGCCGTGGAGATGTACGAGCTGTTCCCGCCGCTGGCGGACCGAAGAAACCAGCGCGCGGAAGCGCTTTCCGGCGGTGAGCGGCAGATGCTCGCCATCGGCCGCGCCCTGATGAGCCGGCCGGACCTGCTCCTGCTCGACGAGCCGTCGCTGGGCCTCGCGCCGCGCGTGGCGGCCCGCATCGTGGCCGTGCTGCGCACCTTGCGCGCCGAGAACGGCCTCACGCTCCTGCTGGTGGAGCAGAACGCCGCGACGGCGCTCTCGGTCGCCGACCGCGCCGTCGTGCTGTACCTCGGCCGCAAGGTCGCCGACGACACCGCCGGCGCGCTGGCCGCCGACGACCGGGTGCGCCGCGCCTACCTGGAGGTGTGA
- a CDS encoding ABC transporter ATP-binding protein, with translation MSVAEDQVLLRAEGLCVSFGGLEVLRQVSLDVRAGCVLGVIGPNGAGKTTLFNAICGFVRPDAGRLTFAGAELVRPRPERLTGRGIARTLQGLGLFAGLTVLDNVVAGATHRSRTGLAGALLASPWADRDERALASEAMEVLRQLGIDGEAHRVCAGLPYGVRKRVALARALISEPRLLLLDEPAAGLSENEIGELADTVRGLAPTTTVMLVEHHMDFVMNLCDELVVLDFGEVIARGTPAEVRSDPQVQRAYLGDPVAAVAGEEGAHA, from the coding sequence GTGAGCGTGGCCGAGGACCAGGTGCTGCTGCGGGCCGAGGGGCTCTGCGTCTCCTTCGGTGGGCTCGAGGTGCTGCGGCAGGTTTCGCTCGACGTGCGGGCGGGCTGCGTGCTGGGGGTGATCGGGCCCAACGGCGCCGGCAAGACCACCCTGTTCAACGCGATCTGCGGTTTCGTGCGGCCCGACGCGGGCCGGTTGACCTTCGCCGGCGCCGAACTCGTCCGGCCGCGCCCGGAACGGCTGACCGGCCGGGGGATCGCCCGCACGCTGCAGGGCCTGGGCTTGTTCGCCGGGCTCACCGTGCTGGACAACGTCGTCGCCGGAGCGACCCACCGCTCGCGCACCGGGCTGGCCGGCGCGCTGCTCGCGTCGCCGTGGGCGGACCGCGACGAGCGTGCGCTGGCTTCGGAAGCGATGGAGGTGTTGCGGCAGCTGGGAATCGACGGCGAAGCGCACCGGGTCTGCGCCGGCTTGCCCTACGGCGTGCGCAAACGGGTCGCGCTCGCGCGGGCGCTCATCAGCGAACCCCGGCTGCTGCTGCTCGACGAGCCGGCGGCCGGGCTTTCCGAGAACGAGATCGGCGAGCTGGCCGACACCGTCCGCGGCCTCGCGCCCACGACCACGGTGATGCTCGTGGAGCACCACATGGACTTCGTCATGAACCTGTGCGACGAGCTGGTGGTGCTCGACTTCGGCGAGGTCATCGCCCGCGGCACGCCGGCGGAGGTCCGGTCCGACCCGCAGGTGCAGCGGGCCTACCTGGGTGACCCCGTGGCGGCCGTCGCGGGTGAGGAGGGCGCGCATGCTTGA
- a CDS encoding DUF6351 family protein, translating to MRNRTWRSTAVLAALAVPILLTSVATAAEASPSRLGITTVSNPRPDLVSGGQVLVRVTPPDPGSARQVRVTAGGHDVTSVFRAQADGSLLGLVTGLRDGGTDVTATAGHGGRASVRVVNHPITGPVFSGRQQQPFYCETTAYGLPPATMPLCSAPTQVTYQYKTTAGKFQPLADPASRPADLATATVGGHPVPYVVRVERGTIDRAVYEIAALTSDATAPSPYTASPGWNGKLVYTFGGGCNAGYHQGATTGGVVNDLFLAQGYAVASSSLNVLDNNCSPIISAEAAMMVKEHFAETYGPIAHTIGWGGSGGAIQQYDIAEAYPGIVDGIIPGVSFPDPMTTFGPVSDCELLNRYFAGNGASFTAAQKLAVGGWNSYDTCVSWELTFANRATATDSCNAAIPVAARWDPVTNPHGVRCNSNEQFVNQIGRDPKTGFVRSPLDNVGVQYGLDALRAGKITPAQFVDLNASVGGLDYTGKPVPQRSTADPKALDAVYRDDIYNSASLGLRSTPIIDQRTDLDFAGTGNDIHTSDWSYVLRQRLLTANGTAANQVIIENQPTAEQQAAASAYELDAMDRWLTAIDRDGSHRPAAAKVIANRPADLSDGCYVSATQRVQEKLTYPSSGQCGAAYPVAENTRTAAGEGTAMNTLKCRLEPVDFRSYPVRFTPAEQSALRSAFPSGVCDYDRPGVGERHPAGTWLDYGSR from the coding sequence TTGAGAAACCGTACTTGGCGCTCCACCGCGGTGCTGGCCGCACTGGCCGTGCCGATCCTCCTGACCTCGGTCGCCACCGCCGCCGAAGCGTCACCCTCGCGTTTGGGCATCACCACCGTCTCCAATCCCCGGCCCGACCTGGTCAGCGGCGGCCAGGTACTGGTCAGGGTCACGCCGCCGGACCCGGGCTCCGCGCGGCAAGTCCGGGTGACAGCAGGCGGGCACGACGTCACGTCCGTCTTCCGCGCCCAGGCCGACGGCAGCCTGCTCGGGCTCGTCACCGGCCTGCGCGACGGCGGCACCGACGTCACCGCCACCGCCGGGCACGGCGGCCGCGCGAGCGTGCGCGTGGTGAACCACCCGATCACCGGGCCGGTCTTCTCCGGCCGCCAGCAGCAGCCGTTCTACTGCGAGACCACGGCGTACGGCCTGCCGCCCGCGACGATGCCGCTCTGCAGCGCGCCGACGCAGGTCACCTACCAGTACAAGACGACGGCCGGGAAGTTCCAGCCACTGGCCGATCCCGCGAGCCGTCCGGCCGACCTCGCGACAGCCACCGTCGGCGGCCACCCCGTGCCGTACGTGGTGCGAGTGGAACGCGGGACGATCGACCGCGCGGTGTACGAGATCGCCGCGCTCACGTCCGACGCCACGGCGCCCTCGCCGTACACCGCGAGCCCCGGCTGGAACGGCAAGCTCGTGTACACCTTCGGCGGCGGCTGCAACGCCGGCTACCACCAGGGCGCCACGACCGGCGGAGTGGTCAACGACCTGTTCCTCGCGCAGGGCTACGCGGTCGCGTCGTCGAGCCTGAACGTGCTGGACAACAACTGCAGCCCGATCATCTCGGCCGAGGCCGCGATGATGGTCAAGGAGCACTTCGCCGAGACCTACGGCCCGATCGCGCACACCATCGGCTGGGGCGGTTCCGGCGGCGCGATCCAGCAGTACGACATCGCGGAGGCCTACCCCGGCATCGTCGACGGCATCATCCCCGGAGTGTCCTTTCCGGACCCGATGACCACGTTCGGGCCGGTGTCGGACTGCGAGCTGCTGAACCGGTACTTCGCCGGGAACGGCGCTTCGTTCACCGCCGCGCAGAAGCTCGCGGTCGGCGGCTGGAACTCCTACGACACCTGCGTTTCGTGGGAACTGACCTTCGCCAACCGCGCGACGGCCACCGACAGCTGCAACGCGGCGATCCCCGTCGCGGCACGGTGGGACCCGGTGACGAACCCGCACGGGGTGCGCTGCAATTCCAACGAGCAGTTCGTGAACCAGATCGGCCGCGACCCGAAGACCGGCTTCGTGCGCAGCCCGCTGGACAACGTCGGCGTGCAGTACGGCCTCGACGCGCTGCGGGCCGGGAAGATCACGCCGGCCCAGTTCGTCGACCTCAACGCGTCGGTCGGCGGGCTCGACTACACCGGCAAGCCGGTGCCGCAGCGCAGTACCGCGGACCCGAAGGCGCTGGACGCGGTCTACCGCGACGACATCTACAACTCGGCCTCGCTGGGACTGCGCTCGACGCCGATCATCGACCAGCGCACGGACCTCGACTTCGCGGGCACCGGGAACGACATCCACACCAGCGACTGGTCGTACGTGCTGCGCCAGCGGCTGCTCACCGCGAACGGGACCGCGGCGAACCAGGTGATCATCGAGAACCAGCCGACGGCCGAGCAGCAGGCGGCCGCCAGCGCCTACGAGCTGGACGCGATGGACCGCTGGCTGACCGCGATCGACCGCGACGGCTCGCACCGCCCCGCCGCGGCGAAGGTGATCGCGAACCGGCCCGCCGACCTGTCGGACGGCTGTTACGTCTCGGCGACCCAGCGGGTGCAGGAAAAGCTGACCTACCCGTCGAGCGGCCAGTGCGGCGCGGCGTACCCGGTGGCCGAGAACACGCGGACGGCCGCGGGTGAGGGCACCGCGATGAACACGCTGAAGTGCCGGCTGGAGCCGGTGGACTTCCGCTCCTACCCGGTGCGGTTCACCCCGGCCGAGCAGTCCGCGCTGCGGTCCGCCTTCCCGTCCGGAGTCTGCGACTACGACCGTCCGGGCGTCGGCGAGCGCCACCCGGCCGGGACTTGGCTGGATTACGGGAGCCGCTGA
- a CDS encoding alpha/beta hydrolase → MGLGRKLALVATAATAVAAMLSAGPAGAAPSGGVAWKPCATSKGVDCGTVTVPIDWDHPDHGTIQLALARRKATDPSARIGSILMDPGGPGGPGAGEVQDGWSLSPEITRRFDTVGFDPRGVGQSNPVRCGLTEVTAPDPQLPKNASEYAQLTAYNRALGASCAKNTGPLAGFVDTKSVVHDMDAIRAALGEDKLTYYGVSYGSLMGQQYAETYPDRVRALVLDSNMDHSLRTTWEFLSSETVSSQELFEQFAAWCARTATCALHGQDVHALMAKLYSRAESGDLGTPDDRLGPVALVNLVGQNFYGPTWDQLATTMVNLRDGKPAQPSAFGDITVPSAFGSVFCSDWKLPVSGYGELETYRRALAAMAPDMRFSPLGWTSTASCIDWPGKVRNPQHRLSVHGAPPLLMLNSRYDPATPYPWAQRAAQQSGATLLTYDGWGHGAYFKNSDCVIKATDAYLISGTVPPKGTHCAAVEPKAKQSRMDGPILPPIKLFGR, encoded by the coding sequence ATGGGCCTGGGCAGGAAACTGGCGCTCGTCGCCACGGCCGCGACGGCGGTGGCAGCGATGCTCTCCGCCGGGCCGGCCGGCGCCGCACCGAGCGGTGGCGTCGCGTGGAAACCTTGTGCCACAAGCAAAGGCGTCGACTGCGGCACCGTGACCGTGCCGATCGACTGGGACCACCCGGACCACGGCACGATCCAGCTCGCGCTCGCGCGCCGCAAGGCGACCGACCCGTCGGCGCGGATCGGCTCGATCCTGATGGACCCGGGCGGCCCGGGCGGGCCCGGCGCGGGCGAGGTGCAGGACGGCTGGTCGCTGTCGCCGGAGATCACCCGCCGGTTCGACACCGTCGGCTTCGACCCGCGCGGCGTCGGGCAGAGCAACCCGGTGCGCTGCGGCCTCACCGAGGTGACCGCCCCCGACCCGCAGCTGCCGAAGAACGCGAGCGAGTACGCGCAGCTCACAGCCTACAACCGCGCGCTGGGTGCGAGCTGCGCCAAGAACACCGGGCCGCTCGCCGGGTTCGTCGACACCAAGAGCGTCGTGCACGACATGGACGCCATCCGCGCCGCACTCGGCGAGGACAAGCTGACGTACTACGGCGTCTCCTACGGTTCGCTGATGGGCCAGCAGTACGCCGAGACGTACCCGGACCGGGTGCGCGCGCTCGTGCTGGACAGCAACATGGACCACTCACTGCGGACCACGTGGGAGTTCCTGAGCAGCGAGACCGTGTCGTCGCAGGAGCTGTTCGAGCAGTTCGCCGCCTGGTGCGCGCGGACCGCGACCTGCGCGTTGCACGGCCAGGACGTGCACGCCCTGATGGCGAAGCTGTACTCCCGCGCGGAAAGCGGCGACCTCGGCACGCCGGACGACCGGCTCGGCCCGGTGGCGCTGGTCAACCTGGTCGGCCAGAACTTCTACGGCCCCACCTGGGACCAGCTCGCCACCACGATGGTGAACCTGCGCGACGGCAAGCCCGCCCAGCCGTCGGCGTTCGGCGACATCACCGTGCCGTCGGCGTTCGGCAGCGTCTTCTGCTCCGACTGGAAGCTGCCCGTCAGCGGCTACGGCGAGCTGGAGACCTACCGCCGCGCGCTCGCCGCGATGGCGCCGGACATGCGGTTCTCGCCGCTGGGCTGGACCTCGACCGCCAGCTGCATCGACTGGCCCGGCAAGGTGCGCAACCCGCAGCACCGGCTGTCGGTGCACGGCGCGCCGCCGCTGCTCATGCTGAACAGCCGGTACGACCCGGCCACGCCGTACCCGTGGGCGCAGCGCGCGGCCCAGCAGAGCGGCGCCACCCTGCTGACCTACGACGGCTGGGGCCACGGCGCGTACTTCAAGAACAGCGACTGCGTCATCAAGGCGACGGACGCCTACCTGATCTCCGGCACCGTGCCGCCGAAGGGGACGCACTGCGCCGCCGTGGAGCCGAAGGCCAAACAGTCCAGGATGGACGGTCCGATTCTGCCGCCCATCAAGCTCTTCGGACGCTAG